CTTCGCCGGATATTGCCGTCAAAGTCGGGTCCCAGGCCGTAGATGATGGTCGGGTCCGCCTGGATGAGCATCCGCTTTTTGAGACGGTTATGGAAAACTCCGGAAATTCGCCGCCGTTCCGAGATGTTGCCTGTTTCCTTTTCGATCAGTGATGCAAGGGTGACGATGGTGTTCATCTCCGCGAATTTTGGCAGCCCGTCAGGCCAGACCTTGGCCGCATTCCTGAAGAATTCCTTGAGCATGATTTCAACCATGTATCGAGACTGATCGCCCTTTGGCGGCGTGAGCAGATAGGTCTCGGGGAAAAGATACCCCTCGGCATTGGGAGCCTGAATGCCGTATTTGCGCAGCAGGTCGGGATCGGCCACGGCCTTGGCGAAGTTGTCCACCGTGCCGAGTTTGGCCGCTTCGATCTTTTCGGCAGTCTGCCACCATGTCAGGCCTTCCCGGATGGATGCCTTTTTCATGATTCCGGCAGAGGTGCTGAGTTCATGGAGAATCCGTTCCGGGGTCCAGCCCGTGGACAGCTTGAATTTTCCCGCCCGAAGCGAGGCGGTCTTTCCGTTTCTGCGGGCCAATTCGAGAAAACGGCGGGTATCGGTAATCAGCCCTTTTTCTTTGAGATTGGCGGAAATTGTCGTGAAAATCTGGCCGGGTTCGACGCGAAACAGGATGTCGCGTCCCGGGGATTCCGGTGGGACGGTCAGGAATTGGTTTTCCTGCCACGCCGAGTGTCCAAAGTACCTCCCAGCACCAAGCACTGCCAGGATGAGGACGCACAGGAGCGTTGTTATGATTGTCCGCTTTCGAACCATGAGCGTAGTATGATGACGGCTGCCTGGCTATCCAGGGCCATCTTTCGTTTTTTGCCGCGCAGGCCTGCGGCGTTGAGTTCTTCTTCTGCTTCCGCCGAGCTCAGCCGTTCATCCATCAGATGAATGGGCTGTTCAATCCGTCGTCCAAGGCTTGCGGCAAAATTTCTGGCCTGGCGCGTTGTCAGGGTGTCCTCGCCGTTTAATGCCAGCGGTAGGCCGACCACAACAACGTCAATTGCTTCATTTTGTATGATTTCGAGCAGTTCGTCAAAAAGGGCATTGCGCGACGTGCGGACAATGGTTTTCAAAGGCGAGACCAGTGTGCCGGTTCTGTCGGACACAGACAGTCCCACCCGTTTCAGACCGAAATCGATGCCGAGCGCGCGCATGTCAGTCTGCCTGTTTTGTTTGTGAAAGGATGGTATGAATGTCAGTGCCTCGTGTGTCCGTTTGCATGGTTTCTCCGTTGAAAAGTCCGCCTCAACAAAGCATTTGAGCGGATTCTGGTCAATTGAAAATTTCGGGAATTTTTGGCTGTCCCCGTGCGAAAGGTGCGAGAACGAGACGGTATTATGCCAAGGACAGCGATGAAAAAGGCCCCGAAACAGCGTGGTTTCGGAGCCTTTTGAAGTCGTATTGTTGCTATCGCGACGTCGGCGGCGTTTAGTTTTGCGCGCCTTTGCGTTCAACTTTTTCGAGCAATTCGTCGAGTTCCTTTTTCCATCGTTTGCCTCCCACGGCTTCGGCCAGATACTCCACGGCGTGGAGAACTCGGTTAGGCCGTTTCATCTGGAGCATGGAGCGTTTTATGCCGATCTTGCATGAGGGGCAGCCGACCACGATGGGTTTGTTACGGTCATGGCCAAGGTCGTTGGTGAGCTGATCCTGTTTGCGTTCCCGCAGCCGGTTGTAGATGCCGGGGGAGGTCAGGGCACCAAGACCCGATTCACCACAGCAGCCCGGAGAGAGTGTCACATCCGCGCCGGTCAAGTCGCCCAGAGCCTTCCGGTACATGTCCGGGGCCTTGATCTTGGGTGTATCGACCCATTCGGCGTGACAGGCTGCGTGGTAGACGATGGATTCGGACTGACGGATGGACGGCAGCCGTTCCATGAGAAACTGGACCACATCCATCTGTTTGAGCGGTTCTTCCATCTCGCCGGTGAAATCGTATCCTTCCAGAGATTCGCGACAGGTGCCACATGCCGTGAGCAGGGTCGTGGCCTTGAGACCCGCCTTGCCGGTCTTGACGAACAAGTCGAGGAATTCCTGGATGTTTCGATGTCGGTTGGTCTTGTATGCCTCTTCGCATCCCGAAGCGAGCAGCGGATAGCCGCAACACATGTGATGATCGGGCAGGACCACGTTTACCCCGGATTTGAGGAGCAAATAGACCGACGCCATGCCGATGGAATGGGAAAAGAGCGATCCGCCGCATCCCGGGAAATACAGGACGGTGTTGTCACTCTCGGCTCTGGGATTTTTGAGAACCGAGCCTTTGTCCAGTTCCAATGTTTCGGACAGGTTTTTGAAATCGATATGCGGACTGCGGCTCGTGATGATCGGTGATTCGATCCGGGAGAGCCAGCGTCCGGGGATCATTCCAAGGGTCTTGTCCTGCACGGACTGGCCGATGGACAGGAATTTGGCCACGACCGGCAGGTTGGCCGCCGGGTTTTTGGCCACGTTCCGCAGGACGATCTGTTTGAACTGATGGCCGGATTTGCCCTTTGAATCAAGGAAGGACCGCATAGACAAAGCCGCGCCAGCCGAGTCGATCTTGACGGGACAGGCTGCCTGGCATTTGCCGCAGGCCGTGCAGTGATCCATGAGATTGCGTAGTTCGGCCATGAGTGTGGGAGCTGGTTCGCCGGTCTGGACCTGCGAATAGTAAATGCCCTCGATGAGCGCGCCGAGGCTGATATTCTTGTTGCGCGGGTGGAACAGCAGTCCCTTGGCCGGGAGATACATGGGACAGACCTGTTTGCATTTGCCGCAGCGGGTACAGGTCTGGATGTTTTTCAACAATCCCATCAAGGCTTCCTTGTCCTTGAGTGCCGTGGCGTCTAGGTCCTTGATCAGCCGGTTGAATGAGAAGGTGAACGGCACACTCGGCAGTTCCCGCGCAGTGAGTTTGCCGGGATTGAGAATGGCGTTCGGGTCCACATCTTTTTTGTAGTCGGCCAGTGCCGTGATCTTTTCCTGACTCAGGAAAGCGATCTTGGTGATGCCGATACCGTGTTCGCCAGAGACCTGACCGCCCATCTCCAAAACCTTGCTCATGACCGTGTTTGCGGCTTCGTGGGCCGAGGCGAGCATTTCCGGGTCATTGGAGTTGACCGGCAGGTTGACGTGACAGTTGCCATCACCCGCGTGCATGTGGTTGGCGATGACGATGCGCCGGAGCTGCATGTCTTGCCACATGGCCTTGATTTCACGATCCAGCCGGGGGTAGGAGTCCCGCAATTTGAGGAACAGATACCGGCATTGGGCTTCCTGCTCGGTGTCGGAGAAATCATTGGACGTCACCGTGCCGCTCAGGATGTCGTCGATGCGCCCAAAGGCTTCCCGGATATCCGGGTCGTCGTCATTCACGCCATTCATGGCCCGCACTTTTTCCAGTGTCGTGCGATAGATTTTTGCCAGATAGATGAGGTTGAGGTCTTCCAGAAATTCGGAAAAGTCGGGAATGACATCCGTTGGAATAACGATGTCCTCATTGATTTTGAATCCGGACGTGCGTTTGGAAATGGCCGACAATTTGTGCCGGTCTTCCCAGAACAGTTCGGCTTCCTTGTCGTCACGGGCCGCAAAAATATCCACGCCGTCAAAGGGCTGGACAATGGCCAACACGTTTTGACAGGCAGTATCCAGTGCTTCCTTGTCATCGGAATCGAGCTGAAGGATGAGCACGGAAATGGGGTTGCCTTCATACTGGGTGGATTTGGTTTGGTAGTCGATGGCCTGGACATACTTGGGACCAAATTCTTCCAGCGCGGATATTTTGACCAGATCGCCTTCTTCTCGAATGGAGTTGCGCAGGGCGACCACATCCTTGATGACGAGCATGGCGTTGCGCATGGAGCGACCGAAAAACTCCAGACAGAGCACCCGCGAATGTTTCAGCACCGGGTAACAGACAAACTGGGCCACGGTGATGATACCGTCCGTGCCTTCCTTCTGCACGCCGGGCAGGCCGCCCAAGTACTTGTTGGAGACATCTTTGCCCAGTCCCTTGCCGCGAATTTCGCTGCTGTCGAGCGTCACGGTATCGATCTGGTGTCCGCTGTCGTCGAAAATTTCGAATGTCGCGGTTTCACCTTCATAAATCTTGTGCCGGGGATGGTCCTTGCGGCGAACTTCGATCAGCGAGCCGTCGGGTCTGACGATGCGATAGCTGAGGATGTTGTCGATGGTGGTGCCGTATTCAAAGGCAAACGGGCCACCCGCGTTTTCAGCAACGTTGCCGCCCAGGGATGAACCGGCCTTGGACGCCGGGTCCACGGTGAACAGCAAGTCCTTGTCCGCAGCGGCCTTGATGGCGTTCAGGGTGATGACGCCGGATTCGACCTTCATGGTCTGGTTGTCCGTGTCGATGTCCAGAATCTTCTTGAATCGGGACAGGGACAGAATCACGCAGCGGGCTTCGGCGGGAATGGCTCCGCCGGTCAGGCCAGTGCCGCCACCACGCGGGATGATGCCAAACTGCATTTCATTGGCGAGTCTGACGATACCCTGAATCTGTTCCTCGGTTTCCGGGAACAGAACGAGCATGGGCAGTTCCATCCGAAGGTCGGTGGCATCGGTCGCTGATTCCACGCGGGAATGGGCGTTGCTCCCGATCGTCTCTTCGGGCATGAACTGTTTCAGGCGTTTGATGATTTGATTGCGGAACGCGATTTCCCGGTCATACCGTTCCCAGAAAAGTTCGATTCCTTTTGCCAGAATCGTACTGAATTCTTTATCCAGAGACGGTTTGGACATATTCAATCGGCGGATGACCGATTTTTTGACCAATGCCGCGTCAATGAACGGGTTGTAGCGTACCAAAAATAATTCAGCGGCCAGGTTGGCGGCGAGTTTCTTAACATCCTCGGGCCAGTGCGCGTATTGCTCCATTTCTATGACGCCAAGGGCGCGCGAGATGAGCTGGTCGTCTGAAATCGAAATATGTGGTCCAAGCTGAGCCATGTCTTATTACTCCATAGAAATTGGTGAAGAGAGAGTAAATAAGCGGTTTTTTCTTGAATGGCAAGCTGCGAAACTGCGGGAGAATGCGAAAAAACCGCCATGTGCCGTGGTGCGGTTTCTGGACATTGTCCCGGCTCCGGTATACTGAACGACGACATTTTTTCATCTTTTTTTTCTACAGCTACCGTGTGAGGATACGCCATGAGCCTGTCAAAATTCGCATCACTCAAATTGTTCATTACCGGCCCGACCTATATTCGGGATGAAGTCAAAGCCGCAGCCGCATTGCCGGAATTCGGGCATCGCGATGCCGAAAACGAATTGCGCTTTGGCCCCATCCGTCGCCATCTGCGTACATTGGCCGGCTGTGGTGATGACTACGAGCCAATTCTCGTGCTTGGTTCAGGATCCTCGGCCATGGAAACGTCCATACGTTCTCTGGTTGCTGACGATGAAATCCTGCTCAACGTTTCCGTGGGGGCCTTTGGCGATCATTATCACGCCATCGCTCTCGCCAACGGCAAGCAATCCACCAATCTCAAGTTCGAATATGGACGGCCCATTGATCTGGTCGTTTTGGAGCACAAGCTCAAGGAGCTTCGGCCCGACGTGGTCTCTTTCACCCACAACGAGACATCCACCGGGGTGACCAACGACATGAAGGCCGTCTGTGCGCTGATTCGACAGTACGATGCCATGCCATTGGTTGACGGTGTGTCCATTTTCGGTGGGGCTGACATCGATCTCTCTCATTCCGGGGCCGCCATGTATGTGACAGCCACCCAGAAATCTCTCGCCCTGCCTGCCGGGTTCGGCATCGGATTCGTTTCTCGCGAAGCCGAAGACAAGGCCGCGACACTGACCAACAAGGGCCATGCCCACGACATCACGCGGCAGCTTGTCTGTGCCCGCAAGAATCAGACGTTGACCACTCCCAACGGGGCGCTTGCCAATCAGATGGCCGTTCAGCTTGACTCCATCGTCAACACCGAAGGCATTGAAAACCGGTTTGCCCGGCACATCACAATGCGTGGCATGGTCGAAGAGTGGGTTGCTACGCTCGATGGATTCGAGATGTTTGCACCAAAAGGATTTCGATCCGTTACCATGTCGTCCGTGGTCTGTCCCGAAGGCGTCACCCAGGCACAGCTCAAGGGAACGGTCAAGGAGGCCTTGCGCAGCAAAGGTTATCTCATGGATCCCGGATACAGCAAGCTCAATGCCCAACTCGAAAAACAGGGAATGCGACAGATTATTCGTATCGGGCACATGGGTGATATCACCCCGGACATGCTCGCCGAGTATCTCGTCGATCTCGAAGTGGAATTGAAAAAACTCTGATTCTGTTTGCGTTGTTTTCAGCCATCCAAAAACGTCCCGATCGCTTTTGCGTTCGGGGCGT
This Pseudodesulfovibrio sp. JC047 DNA region includes the following protein-coding sequences:
- the mltG gene encoding endolytic transglycosylase MltG, translated to MVRKRTIITTLLCVLILAVLGAGRYFGHSAWQENQFLTVPPESPGRDILFRVEPGQIFTTISANLKEKGLITDTRRFLELARRNGKTASLRAGKFKLSTGWTPERILHELSTSAGIMKKASIREGLTWWQTAEKIEAAKLGTVDNFAKAVADPDLLRKYGIQAPNAEGYLFPETYLLTPPKGDQSRYMVEIMLKEFFRNAAKVWPDGLPKFAEMNTIVTLASLIEKETGNISERRRISGVFHNRLKKRMLIQADPTIIYGLGPDFDGNIRRSHIRDRTNPYNTYVIRGLPPGPICSPGLDALLAATQPEDHDYLYFVAKGNGSHHFSKTLSEHNAAVRKYQLQRDKKTYRSTQE
- the ruvX gene encoding Holliday junction resolvase RuvX is translated as MRALGIDFGLKRVGLSVSDRTGTLVSPLKTIVRTSRNALFDELLEIIQNEAIDVVVVGLPLALNGEDTLTTRQARNFAASLGRRIEQPIHLMDERLSSAEAEEELNAAGLRGKKRKMALDSQAAVIILRSWFESGQS
- a CDS encoding FAD-binding oxidoreductase, which translates into the protein MAQLGPHISISDDQLISRALGVIEMEQYAHWPEDVKKLAANLAAELFLVRYNPFIDAALVKKSVIRRLNMSKPSLDKEFSTILAKGIELFWERYDREIAFRNQIIKRLKQFMPEETIGSNAHSRVESATDATDLRMELPMLVLFPETEEQIQGIVRLANEMQFGIIPRGGGTGLTGGAIPAEARCVILSLSRFKKILDIDTDNQTMKVESGVITLNAIKAAADKDLLFTVDPASKAGSSLGGNVAENAGGPFAFEYGTTIDNILSYRIVRPDGSLIEVRRKDHPRHKIYEGETATFEIFDDSGHQIDTVTLDSSEIRGKGLGKDVSNKYLGGLPGVQKEGTDGIITVAQFVCYPVLKHSRVLCLEFFGRSMRNAMLVIKDVVALRNSIREEGDLVKISALEEFGPKYVQAIDYQTKSTQYEGNPISVLILQLDSDDKEALDTACQNVLAIVQPFDGVDIFAARDDKEAELFWEDRHKLSAISKRTSGFKINEDIVIPTDVIPDFSEFLEDLNLIYLAKIYRTTLEKVRAMNGVNDDDPDIREAFGRIDDILSGTVTSNDFSDTEQEAQCRYLFLKLRDSYPRLDREIKAMWQDMQLRRIVIANHMHAGDGNCHVNLPVNSNDPEMLASAHEAANTVMSKVLEMGGQVSGEHGIGITKIAFLSQEKITALADYKKDVDPNAILNPGKLTARELPSVPFTFSFNRLIKDLDATALKDKEALMGLLKNIQTCTRCGKCKQVCPMYLPAKGLLFHPRNKNISLGALIEGIYYSQVQTGEPAPTLMAELRNLMDHCTACGKCQAACPVKIDSAGAALSMRSFLDSKGKSGHQFKQIVLRNVAKNPAANLPVVAKFLSIGQSVQDKTLGMIPGRWLSRIESPIITSRSPHIDFKNLSETLELDKGSVLKNPRAESDNTVLYFPGCGGSLFSHSIGMASVYLLLKSGVNVVLPDHHMCCGYPLLASGCEEAYKTNRHRNIQEFLDLFVKTGKAGLKATTLLTACGTCRESLEGYDFTGEMEEPLKQMDVVQFLMERLPSIRQSESIVYHAACHAEWVDTPKIKAPDMYRKALGDLTGADVTLSPGCCGESGLGALTSPGIYNRLRERKQDQLTNDLGHDRNKPIVVGCPSCKIGIKRSMLQMKRPNRVLHAVEYLAEAVGGKRWKKELDELLEKVERKGAQN
- a CDS encoding aminotransferase class V-fold PLP-dependent enzyme, whose amino-acid sequence is MSLSKFASLKLFITGPTYIRDEVKAAAALPEFGHRDAENELRFGPIRRHLRTLAGCGDDYEPILVLGSGSSAMETSIRSLVADDEILLNVSVGAFGDHYHAIALANGKQSTNLKFEYGRPIDLVVLEHKLKELRPDVVSFTHNETSTGVTNDMKAVCALIRQYDAMPLVDGVSIFGGADIDLSHSGAAMYVTATQKSLALPAGFGIGFVSREAEDKAATLTNKGHAHDITRQLVCARKNQTLTTPNGALANQMAVQLDSIVNTEGIENRFARHITMRGMVEEWVATLDGFEMFAPKGFRSVTMSSVVCPEGVTQAQLKGTVKEALRSKGYLMDPGYSKLNAQLEKQGMRQIIRIGHMGDITPDMLAEYLVDLEVELKKL